The segment ATTTGCATCAAGACTTGGTTGATTGGGGCAGTAAGCGGGGTGAAACTCATGAATTTCCCTGCGGAGGGCTTGGAACGCCTGTCCTCCTGCCGTTCTCCAGTCCTCGCCATCTTTCGCCCCTCTATCCTGCCATACGTCTTCCTATCTTTCCCTCTTCTTAGGCTTCTCTTATTGGGCTAGCAACGCATTTTCcgcgttcatgtacttggttGCCCTGTACAGCACATCTAACATCGTttttgggttgttcttgtatagGGAAAACAGGAACTTACCCTTCCGTAGTCTGTTCGTGAAGGCAGCCATAAGTATCTTATCGTTTGCTTCATGGATTGAGAGAGCCTCTTTGTTAAAGCGGGTGATGTAGGACCTTAGCGTCTCGTCCTCCCGCTTCTTAATGTTCATTAGGCATGCagtggacttcttatacctgtGTCCCTCCGATGAAGTGTGAGGTGAACTAGGCACTTAACTCCTTAAAGGTACTAATGGAGTTAGGCGTCATCCTGCTGAACCAGATCCTTACGAATCCCTTCAGCGTGGTGGGGAAGGCTCTGCACATGATCTTGTCTGGCACCttttgaaggtgcattagggtcttgaaAGACTCCAAGTGATCTAAGGGGTCCTTGGATTCGTCGTAATTTTCCACCTACGACATACGAAACTTCAGTGGAACGATGAAGTAACGGACGCTGTGAATGGTGAATCAGTTCAATGGACCAAGTCATCAAGGTCACTAGACACCCGTCCTTTAAGGATATTCATTATAAAGTCCATCCGTTCTTTCATCATCTACATCTCGGTGACTATGTGAGGTGGAACCGTATTGGTGGCAGATGGCCGGCTTGTGTCTTGTCGTTCTAGTCTGCTTGGGGCGTTGCTTCCTTCCGACCCTTCTTGGTTCCTCCTCTCAATGCTGGTGCCTTCTTGATCCTCATCTTGAGTATTAAGGTCTGCATTCTTTTGGCGCAACTGTTCTTCTAGGGCGTGGTTTTGTTTGATGAGGTGCTCCACGGCAGCGGCGAGAGTTTAAACCTGTCTCTCGAGGGCGGTCACACATGGTTCGTCTCCTTGAGTGTCGctagtggttgccatcgagcgagtGAGCACCATGCAACTATTTGTTCAGGAGGCGATAGTATGGCTTACAAGTCAcagtttcccacagacggcgccaactgatgatgccaaaaatcgtTAGTAAGCCACATGATACTCACGTGCTCGAGATGATACCTGTTAgacaaaaacaaggaaaaaccctaagagagtaccggtgtgttATCGGCCAAAGACCTTTCAAAGGTTAAGTCAGAAAAcctttcacaactctagagtgtcaGAGTTGGgataaattatgcgtaccttgttTTTTGAGAgcctttgggtttttatagtggtATAGAACCAACCTCCGTTTTTTGCGTAGAAAGGTGTTTCCTTATGAAGAAGATCATCATTAATGGGCGCATATTATGGGATCTTTCTTACGTTAGGATTCTATTCATATTGGGACTCTATCGATTAGGGTTCCTTGGAGGTTACTTAAACCATGTGGATGTCACGTGGCCTTGAGATCCGTCCACCTTGCGCCCGTGCATCTTGCATCCGTCCACTGTTAGCCAACTAGTAGCATCGTCAGGTTCATTTAAATGGACCCGTTGTCCCTAATTTTAcccttttcaatatatatatatatatatatacacacattaaATAGTATATACGTTTCAATTTACTGATATCAAAATATTCagttctaataaaaataaaaataaacagaaTTGGCAcaaaaaaggaattgaaaacaATGGTAAATTGCAAACTAAAATGCTTTTCTTAATTGGTAGTCATAGGCTTGTTACCAAGTAGGgcaataaaaatgatttgaTTTATATTGGGTTTATCAAGGTGGAGCCTTCAACATTGGCTGAAGACCCTTGCCCATGAATTAATGAACCAAATCTCATCCACCATAGTTGggtagcaaaaaaaattgttgtcacaaaatttcagtttttattattattattgttttttgaaGGGATTGACTTATCTTATGGAAAGAGTTTTTTGGAAAGAGGTGATTGCTGAAGCAACAGAATACCCACATGCACAAGTTATGCTTACTTTCATGTCTAAAATagtacaaacaaaaaatttaccaTCGAGACACTTTATGTAACTATCACGGCAGTATTATCAGTGTCACCTCCAATGCAGCAagaaacttatttttattgactGTCTCCATCATAAGAATTTCCTCTTCAAGGAAGAAGATAGTTCCTACCAAACAAActaattgaaataataatagGATTTAAGAATGGGTGCTATATTGACTGTTTACTATCGAAGTTCAacactatattttttaaaatcttttttgggtaaggggTTGGCTGTCAAGCTAGCAAGTAACCTCAAGAAGAGGAAATGTAAAGAAGCATAGGGAGGAATTAGAATGAAGAAAaactttacatattttttacaGTGAATTTAAAAGCGAGAATATTTAAGGGCATTTGCATCagcaaatatataataaaaaaatatgtaaaatttacgTAACTTAAGATAAAAATAATCCACatcaattaatatataattttgtaaattgAATAATGTTAcggacacaaactattttacaacatttttacaaactactgtTGTAGCAAGTTCTTACTAGTTCTATTATGGatcacatttttatttgaaataactatttgaaaaatattaaagttacatttgcagtttgtaaaaatgttgtaaaataatttatatctataacattactcttgtaaatttataagttttctacaataattgtgtaaattcactctatttattttacatttattttttatatttttatatttttttttacatatctcAAGGATGAAAGAAATAAGTAAATTGCCATTGTGTGTAAAGagagttaaaaaattattaaaaaaattaatattttaatgaagtgtataggtattttaaaaattgaggatgtaaaataatataaatagattcttatgctaaaatagaccgAAATTTTTGCAAGAGCTAAAATAAAATGCTCCAACACATCCTTAACCTCCCCTCTATATGGATCTGGAACGAAACATTTATCTGCTTTTGTGTATTGAAACAATCTTACAGTTACAACTGATACTACTAcaattataaattcatttttctcCCTAAATCCATATATCGTACTGACTGACAATTCCAATTGCCCGTTACGATATAAGAATCAAACCCCCACCCCCTCTCtgtaacaaagaaaaatgtgggaaaaaaaaaaagcagattaaaaaaaaaaaactaaaaattaaaacaagtataTTACAACGAGAACAGATGACTCAAAAGAGCAGTATTTTTGCAtcagaaaattaataaaagattgATCTATATAAGCTTCTTCTTTCGAAAGTAGGTTTTCAAGTGCCACAACTGCAAAGCTGAAACCACAATGCAGACTCCAAGGGACATTATACTGAGCCATGCAACTTTAGAGTTGGTTGATTCACTGACTTGCCTCATCTCTGCTTCCCTGTGTGATTCcccaaaagaaaatgttaaatgtTTGCATTAAGATCAATAGTTCAAGACCtaaagtaattaattatttatcatCTCTACAAGCTTCCTAATCTTTTACATTATCTTTTGTTTGACACGgggaaaacaaaagaagagaaaaatccaaaattttcatcctTTCAAAAAAAGGTGAGGAATATGCCAGCATTTTCCTCTATAGTAGTCCATCAATAACTTTGTTTTGGAGATAAAGTTAGGTTTTAGGAGGAAAAGATACTAatacttcatcttcttttgtttattttctcacCAATCTTTACTAACAAAttgcaaaatgaaaaattgagGCTAAAACAATGAAATGAGAAGAACGTCAAAACAAGGGATCTTGAAGCAGAACGTCAATAAATTCAACAGACAAAAAATATTGCCAGTAGCTAAAATATCACTTTGTCCTCTCATAAGCATGGGGTGGCAGGTGAGAttatgggttcaagacccaatATATAGGTGTGttaacttactaataaataaataaaacccaaaagagagagaaagagagagagagagagagagagagagagagagagagagggagggaggtACCTGTCCTTCAGGTAGTTGAGATTATCATGGATGGCTTGCACTGCTCCTTCTAGTTTTATCAGCTCAAGTTCAACACCCTGAATTTGACATGTGTCATAAGAAGAATAAGGGAAAGAAAATTGTATAGAGTCTATAGACATCTAaatatatcatttaaaaatCCAGCAAATACAGCTTCCAAATAAGTTACCTCTACTTTCTGTTTCTTTGCAACTGAATCCCAATCCCGAGCCGCTATTCCAGATCTCCAATCAAGGTTAAGGGTTGCACCTACGCCTTCTTGATGTTCTCCATCAAGCCAGAAACAAGCCAAGTAGCTGCCAGACTCGGTAGTTGTAAATGCAAACTGACCATGGGTAACATTTTCAACGTGGTGAAGATTGTTACCATAAGGAGATGTCACC is part of the Quercus robur chromosome 9, dhQueRobu3.1, whole genome shotgun sequence genome and harbors:
- the LOC126698247 gene encoding transmembrane emp24 domain-containing protein p24delta5-like, which encodes MAQNLTSRARAVCSVLVVVVLFLTTNLVPVTEAIWLTIPTSGTKCVSEEIQNHVVVLADYYVVVDEAPQQYRTPTISVKVTSPYGNNLHHVENVTHGQFAFTTTESGSYLACFWLDGEHQEGVGATLNLDWRSGIAARDWDSVAKKQKVEGVELELIKLEGAVQAIHDNLNYLKDREAEMRQVSESTNSKVAWLSIMSLGVCIVVSALQLWHLKTYFRKKKLI